From Argopecten irradians isolate NY chromosome 2, Ai_NY, whole genome shotgun sequence, the proteins below share one genomic window:
- the LOC138314417 gene encoding splicing factor 3B subunit 1-like isoform X1, translated as MATQATTREEIEEQVRNLQNKTKNLSAANVPPAEDEEESRLGLGELAQDDFIYTTNKHKYAGYDLSIAANEEPDEDVEDAIVPGKSRSTYTAPLNLLNDTLNDKDYDPLADRRPQRVSDKGGNYRPHLQSRIISPERYDPFANGGETPDVNAYTYAKVRASQLLDNEKKRLQQQMVEKAKSGDLRVQNGSSGDAAAKVQQAAPQEKKKRRWDQASDDTPAKKSKSTWDKEEATTPSNSRWDETPGRAKGAETPGATPGQSTRMWDATPGHATPGAATPGRGDSTPGHQATPSSRKNRWDETPRTERETPGHGSGWAETPKTDRGGDLIQDTPTPGASKRRSRWDETPGATPAGNMTPGNMTPSMTPAGHTPGGSTPVAFTPGGGTPGGSTPSGFTPTGKTPTGQKAMAMATPTPGHLMSMTPEQLQAYTWQKEIDERNRPLSDDELDTMFPQGYKVLQPPAGYIPIRTPARKLIATPTPMAGTPQGFRMQTPDSKGVQVVDMQPKGNLPMMKPDDMQYFDKLLVEVDEEALSPEEQKERKIMKLLLKIKNGTPPMRKAALRQVTDKAREFGAGPLFNQILPLLMSPTLEDQERHLLVKVIDRILYKLDDLVRPYVHKILVVIEPLLIDEDYYARVEGREIISNLAKAAGLATMISTMRPDIDNMDEYVRNTTARAFAVVASALGIPSLLPFLKAVCKSKKSWQARHTGIKIVQQIAILMGCAILPHLKNLVEIIEHGLVDEQQKVRTITALALAALAEAATPYGIESFDSVLKPLWKGIRQHRGKGLAAFLKAIGYLIPLMDAEYANYYTREVMLILIREFQSPDEEMKKIVLKVVKQCCATDGVEPQYIKEEILPPFFKHFWNQRMALDRRNYRQLVDTTVEIANKVGAAEIIGRVVDDLKDEAEQYRKMVMETIEKIMANLGAADIDSRLEEQLIDGILYAFQEQTTEDVVMLNGFGTVVNSLGKRVKPYLPQICGTILWRLNNKSAKVRQQAADLISRIAIVMKTCQEERLMGHLGVVLYEYLGEEYPEVLGSILGALKGIVNVIGMTKMTPPIKDLLPRLTPILKNRHEKVQENCIDLVGRIADRGAEYVSAREWMRICFELLELLKAHKKAIRRATVNTFGYIAKAIGPHDVLATLLNNLKVQERQNRVCTTVAIAIVAETCSPFTVLPALMNEYRVPELNVQNGVLKSLSFMFEYIGEMGKDYIYSIAPLLEDAMMDRDLVHRQTSMAAIQHMALGVFGFGCEDALTHLLNYAWPNIFETSPHVVQAFMGTIEGMRVGLGPSKVLQYTMQGLFHPARKVRDVYWKVYNTVYIGAQDGMIPAYPRVPNDAKNHYIRYELDYIL; from the exons ATGGCGACACAAGCCACAACGAGGGAag AGATTGAAGAACAAGTGCGTAACttacaaaataaaaccaaaaatttGTCAGCGGCTAATGTTCCTCCTGCAGAAGATGAAGAGGAGTCCAGATTAGGTTTAGGAGAACTTGCACAAGATGATTTCATTTACACTACCAACAAACACAAATATGCTGGATATGATCTGTCCATTGCAGCAAATGAAGAACCAGAT GAGGATGTTGAAGATGCCATTGTTCCAGGGAAATCCAGATCAACATATACAGCTCCTTTGAACTTGCTAAATGACACACTAAACGACAAG GACTATGATCCATTGGCAGACAGACGCCCACAGAGAGTTTCTGACAAGGGAGGCAACTACCGCCCTCACCTGCAGTCTCGAATAATTTCCCCAGAGAGATATGATCCTTTTGCAAACG GCGGAGAAACACCTGATGTGAACGCCTACACCTACGCCAAAGTCAGAGCTTCACAACTCCTAGACAATGAAAAG AAACGTCTTCAGCAGCAGATGGTGGAGAAGGCCAAGTCTGGAGACCTTCGAGTCCAGAACGGGTCCAGTGGTGATGCAGCGGCCAAGGTCCAGCAGGCAGCGCCACAGGAAAAGAAGAAACGACGATGGGATCAAGCATCAGACGACACACCAGCCAAGAAATCAAAGAGTACTTGGGATAAAGAGGAGGCAACAACCCCTTCAAACAGTCGTTGGGACGAGACTCCGGGACGTGCCAAGGGAGCAGAAACACCAGGTGCCACACCAGGACAAAGTACAAGGATGTGGGACGCTACTCCTGGACATGCTACCCCAGGGGCTGCCACACCAGGAAGGGGGGACAGTACCCCAGGGCACCAGGCCACACCCAGTTCACGAAAAAACAGATGGGATGAAACTCCTCGTACTGAAAGGG AAACCCCAGGACATGGAAGTGGCTGGGCAGAAACACCAAAGACAGACAGGGGAGGGGACCTCATACAAGATACCCCCACCCCAGGGGCTAGTAAACGTAGGTCACGTTGGGACGAAACCCCGGGAGCAACACCTGCTGGTAATATGACCCCAGGGAACATGACCCCAAGTATGACCCCAGCTGGACATACCCCCGGAGGTTCGACTCCAGTGGCCTTTACTCCAGGGGGAGGTACACCTGGAGGATCAACGCCTAGTGGATTTACTCCGACAGGGAAAACACCAACAGGTCAGAAGGCCATGGCGATGGCAACCCCTACCCCGGGGCATCTCATGTCCATGACACCAGAACAACTCCAGGCGTACACCTGGCAGAAAGAAATTGACGAGAGGAACAGACCACTGTCCGATGATGAACTGGACACAATGTTCCCACAGGGCTACAAG GTATTACAACCTCCAGCTGGTTATATCCCGATCAGAACTCCTGCACGGAAACTGATTGCTACACCTACCCCCATGGCCGGAACTCCCCAGGGATTCCGGATGCAGACCCCAGACAGTAAAGGTGTGCAGGTGGTTGACATGCAGCCAAAGGGAAACCTTCCAATGATGAAGCCTGACGATATGCAGTACTTTGACAAGTTACTG GTGGAGGTCGATGAAGAAGCCTTGTCCCCAGAAGAACAGAaggaaagaaaaataatgaaacttCTACTGAAGATAAAGAATGGTACTCCTCCAATGAGAAAG GCTGCTTTGAGACAAGTAACAGACAAGGCTCGTGAGTTTGGAGCAGGACCCCTGTTTAATCAAATCTTACCTCTGTTGATGTCTCCAACACTCGAGGATCAGGAGCGCCATCtgttggtcaaggtcattgaccGTATCCTCTACAAACTGGACGATCTGGTTCGACCATATGTCCACAAAATCCTTGTGGTCATCGAACCTCTCCTCATTGATGAGGATTATTATGCTCGTGTAGAAGGCAGAGAAATCATCTCTAATTTGGCAAAG GCGGCAGGTCTTGCGACCATGATTTCGACCATGAGACCTGATATTGACAACATGGATGAATACGTACGTAACACGACTGCCCGAGCCTTCGCTGTGGTTGCTTCTGCTTTGGGTATCCCCTCACTGTTGCCTTTCCTGAAGGCTGTGTGTAAGAGTAAGAAAAGTTGGCAGGCTCGGCATACAGGTATCAAGATTGTACAACAGATTGCCATCCTCATGGGCTGTGCCATCCTGCCCCATCTCAAGAACTTAGTGGAAATCATTGAACATG GTCTGGTTGATGAACAACAGAAGGTGCGTACTATCACTGCCTTGGCACTGGCTGCTTTGGCCGAGGCAGCCACGCCCTACGGTATCGAGTCCTTTGACAGTGTCCTCAAACCCCTCTGGAAGGGTATCAGACAACACAGAGGAAAG GGTTTGGCAGCTTTCCTGAAAGCCATTGGTTATTTAATTCCCCTAATGGACGCCGAGTACGCCAACTACTACACCCGAGAAGTGATGTTGATCCTGATTCGAGAATTCCAGTCTCCTGATGAAGAAATGAAAAAGATTGTGTTGAAGGTGGTAAAACAGTGTTGTGCTACAGATGGTGTAGAGCCACAGTATATCAAGGAGGAGATCCTACCGCCATTCTTCAAACACTTCTGGAACCAACGGATGGCACTTGACAGACGAAACTACAGACAA ttggtTGATACAACTGTTGAAATAGCCAACAAGGTCGGTGCTGCAGAAATCATCGGACGTGTAGTAGACGACCTGAAGGACGAGGCAGAACAGTACCGTAAGATGGTGATGGAGACTATCGAGAAGATCATGGCGAATCTCGGGGCAGCAGACATAGACTCGCGACTGGAAGAACAACTCATTGACGGCATCCTGTACGCTTTTCAGGAACAGACCACGGAG GATGTGGTCATGCTGAATGGCTTTGGCACAGTGGTGAACTCTCTCGGCAAACGTGTGAAGCCCTACCTACCCCAGATCTGTGGTACCATTCTGTGGCGTCTCAATAATAAATCGGCCAAGGTTCGACAGCAGGCTGCTGACCTCATCTCCCGTATTGCTATTGTTATGAAGACTTGTCAGGAG GAACGTCTGATGGGCCATCTTGGCGTTGTGTTATATGAGTACCTGGGAGAAGAGTACCCTGAAGTGTTGGGTAGTATCTTGGGAGCCCTTAAAGGTATCGTCAATGTGATCGGAATGACCAAGATGACTCCACCTATAAAGGACTTGTTACCTCGTCTCACACCTATCCTAAAGAACAGGCATGAAAAAGTACAAGAGAACTGTATAGACTTAGTGGGTCGTATAGCTGATCGTGGCGCAGAGTATGTGTCCGCCCGAGAGTGGATGAGGATCTGCTTCGAGCTCCTTGAGTTACTAAAAGCTCACAAGAAAGCCATTAGAAGGGCTACTGTCAACACATTTGGTTACATTGCTAAAGCTATTGG TCCCCATGATGTGCTGGCTACACTACTCAACAATCTCAAGGTACAGGAGCGTCAGAACCGTGTGTGTACGACGGTGGCTATTGCTATTGTGGCAGAGACATGCTCACCGTTTACTGTTCTCCCCGCCCTAATGAACGAGTACCGAGTGCCGGAACTCAACGTACAGAACGGTGTACTCAAGTCTCTGTCCTTCATGTTTGAATATATAGGAGAGATGGGCAAGGACTACATATACTCTATCGCCCCCTTACTAGAGGATGCCATGATGGATCG AGACTTGGTACACAGACAGACATCAATGGCGGCCATACAGCACATGGCTCTCGGCGTGTTCGGCTTTGGCTGTGAAGACGCCCTCACACATCTCCTCAACTATGCCTGGCCAAACATCTTTGAGACGTCCCCTCATGTTGTCCAAGCTTTCATGGGAACAATTGAGGGGATGAGAGTGGGCCTAGGGCCCTCCAAAGTTTTACAatacacaatgcaa GGACTGTTTCATCCAGCGAGAAAAGTGCGTGATGTGTATTGGAAAGTGTACAACACAGTATATATTGGTGCTCAGGACGGTATGATCCCAGCATATCCACGAGTACCTAATGACGCCAAGAACCACTACATCCGATATGAACTCGACTACATACTCTGA
- the LOC138314417 gene encoding splicing factor 3B subunit 1-like isoform X2, giving the protein MVEKAKSGDLRVQNGSSGDAAAKVQQAAPQEKKKRRWDQASDDTPAKKSKSTWDKEEATTPSNSRWDETPGRAKGAETPGATPGQSTRMWDATPGHATPGAATPGRGDSTPGHQATPSSRKNRWDETPRTERETPGHGSGWAETPKTDRGGDLIQDTPTPGASKRRSRWDETPGATPAGNMTPGNMTPSMTPAGHTPGGSTPVAFTPGGGTPGGSTPSGFTPTGKTPTGQKAMAMATPTPGHLMSMTPEQLQAYTWQKEIDERNRPLSDDELDTMFPQGYKVLQPPAGYIPIRTPARKLIATPTPMAGTPQGFRMQTPDSKGVQVVDMQPKGNLPMMKPDDMQYFDKLLVEVDEEALSPEEQKERKIMKLLLKIKNGTPPMRKAALRQVTDKAREFGAGPLFNQILPLLMSPTLEDQERHLLVKVIDRILYKLDDLVRPYVHKILVVIEPLLIDEDYYARVEGREIISNLAKAAGLATMISTMRPDIDNMDEYVRNTTARAFAVVASALGIPSLLPFLKAVCKSKKSWQARHTGIKIVQQIAILMGCAILPHLKNLVEIIEHGLVDEQQKVRTITALALAALAEAATPYGIESFDSVLKPLWKGIRQHRGKGLAAFLKAIGYLIPLMDAEYANYYTREVMLILIREFQSPDEEMKKIVLKVVKQCCATDGVEPQYIKEEILPPFFKHFWNQRMALDRRNYRQLVDTTVEIANKVGAAEIIGRVVDDLKDEAEQYRKMVMETIEKIMANLGAADIDSRLEEQLIDGILYAFQEQTTEDVVMLNGFGTVVNSLGKRVKPYLPQICGTILWRLNNKSAKVRQQAADLISRIAIVMKTCQEERLMGHLGVVLYEYLGEEYPEVLGSILGALKGIVNVIGMTKMTPPIKDLLPRLTPILKNRHEKVQENCIDLVGRIADRGAEYVSAREWMRICFELLELLKAHKKAIRRATVNTFGYIAKAIGPHDVLATLLNNLKVQERQNRVCTTVAIAIVAETCSPFTVLPALMNEYRVPELNVQNGVLKSLSFMFEYIGEMGKDYIYSIAPLLEDAMMDRDLVHRQTSMAAIQHMALGVFGFGCEDALTHLLNYAWPNIFETSPHVVQAFMGTIEGMRVGLGPSKVLQYTMQGLFHPARKVRDVYWKVYNTVYIGAQDGMIPAYPRVPNDAKNHYIRYELDYIL; this is encoded by the exons ATGGTGGAGAAGGCCAAGTCTGGAGACCTTCGAGTCCAGAACGGGTCCAGTGGTGATGCAGCGGCCAAGGTCCAGCAGGCAGCGCCACAGGAAAAGAAGAAACGACGATGGGATCAAGCATCAGACGACACACCAGCCAAGAAATCAAAGAGTACTTGGGATAAAGAGGAGGCAACAACCCCTTCAAACAGTCGTTGGGACGAGACTCCGGGACGTGCCAAGGGAGCAGAAACACCAGGTGCCACACCAGGACAAAGTACAAGGATGTGGGACGCTACTCCTGGACATGCTACCCCAGGGGCTGCCACACCAGGAAGGGGGGACAGTACCCCAGGGCACCAGGCCACACCCAGTTCACGAAAAAACAGATGGGATGAAACTCCTCGTACTGAAAGGG AAACCCCAGGACATGGAAGTGGCTGGGCAGAAACACCAAAGACAGACAGGGGAGGGGACCTCATACAAGATACCCCCACCCCAGGGGCTAGTAAACGTAGGTCACGTTGGGACGAAACCCCGGGAGCAACACCTGCTGGTAATATGACCCCAGGGAACATGACCCCAAGTATGACCCCAGCTGGACATACCCCCGGAGGTTCGACTCCAGTGGCCTTTACTCCAGGGGGAGGTACACCTGGAGGATCAACGCCTAGTGGATTTACTCCGACAGGGAAAACACCAACAGGTCAGAAGGCCATGGCGATGGCAACCCCTACCCCGGGGCATCTCATGTCCATGACACCAGAACAACTCCAGGCGTACACCTGGCAGAAAGAAATTGACGAGAGGAACAGACCACTGTCCGATGATGAACTGGACACAATGTTCCCACAGGGCTACAAG GTATTACAACCTCCAGCTGGTTATATCCCGATCAGAACTCCTGCACGGAAACTGATTGCTACACCTACCCCCATGGCCGGAACTCCCCAGGGATTCCGGATGCAGACCCCAGACAGTAAAGGTGTGCAGGTGGTTGACATGCAGCCAAAGGGAAACCTTCCAATGATGAAGCCTGACGATATGCAGTACTTTGACAAGTTACTG GTGGAGGTCGATGAAGAAGCCTTGTCCCCAGAAGAACAGAaggaaagaaaaataatgaaacttCTACTGAAGATAAAGAATGGTACTCCTCCAATGAGAAAG GCTGCTTTGAGACAAGTAACAGACAAGGCTCGTGAGTTTGGAGCAGGACCCCTGTTTAATCAAATCTTACCTCTGTTGATGTCTCCAACACTCGAGGATCAGGAGCGCCATCtgttggtcaaggtcattgaccGTATCCTCTACAAACTGGACGATCTGGTTCGACCATATGTCCACAAAATCCTTGTGGTCATCGAACCTCTCCTCATTGATGAGGATTATTATGCTCGTGTAGAAGGCAGAGAAATCATCTCTAATTTGGCAAAG GCGGCAGGTCTTGCGACCATGATTTCGACCATGAGACCTGATATTGACAACATGGATGAATACGTACGTAACACGACTGCCCGAGCCTTCGCTGTGGTTGCTTCTGCTTTGGGTATCCCCTCACTGTTGCCTTTCCTGAAGGCTGTGTGTAAGAGTAAGAAAAGTTGGCAGGCTCGGCATACAGGTATCAAGATTGTACAACAGATTGCCATCCTCATGGGCTGTGCCATCCTGCCCCATCTCAAGAACTTAGTGGAAATCATTGAACATG GTCTGGTTGATGAACAACAGAAGGTGCGTACTATCACTGCCTTGGCACTGGCTGCTTTGGCCGAGGCAGCCACGCCCTACGGTATCGAGTCCTTTGACAGTGTCCTCAAACCCCTCTGGAAGGGTATCAGACAACACAGAGGAAAG GGTTTGGCAGCTTTCCTGAAAGCCATTGGTTATTTAATTCCCCTAATGGACGCCGAGTACGCCAACTACTACACCCGAGAAGTGATGTTGATCCTGATTCGAGAATTCCAGTCTCCTGATGAAGAAATGAAAAAGATTGTGTTGAAGGTGGTAAAACAGTGTTGTGCTACAGATGGTGTAGAGCCACAGTATATCAAGGAGGAGATCCTACCGCCATTCTTCAAACACTTCTGGAACCAACGGATGGCACTTGACAGACGAAACTACAGACAA ttggtTGATACAACTGTTGAAATAGCCAACAAGGTCGGTGCTGCAGAAATCATCGGACGTGTAGTAGACGACCTGAAGGACGAGGCAGAACAGTACCGTAAGATGGTGATGGAGACTATCGAGAAGATCATGGCGAATCTCGGGGCAGCAGACATAGACTCGCGACTGGAAGAACAACTCATTGACGGCATCCTGTACGCTTTTCAGGAACAGACCACGGAG GATGTGGTCATGCTGAATGGCTTTGGCACAGTGGTGAACTCTCTCGGCAAACGTGTGAAGCCCTACCTACCCCAGATCTGTGGTACCATTCTGTGGCGTCTCAATAATAAATCGGCCAAGGTTCGACAGCAGGCTGCTGACCTCATCTCCCGTATTGCTATTGTTATGAAGACTTGTCAGGAG GAACGTCTGATGGGCCATCTTGGCGTTGTGTTATATGAGTACCTGGGAGAAGAGTACCCTGAAGTGTTGGGTAGTATCTTGGGAGCCCTTAAAGGTATCGTCAATGTGATCGGAATGACCAAGATGACTCCACCTATAAAGGACTTGTTACCTCGTCTCACACCTATCCTAAAGAACAGGCATGAAAAAGTACAAGAGAACTGTATAGACTTAGTGGGTCGTATAGCTGATCGTGGCGCAGAGTATGTGTCCGCCCGAGAGTGGATGAGGATCTGCTTCGAGCTCCTTGAGTTACTAAAAGCTCACAAGAAAGCCATTAGAAGGGCTACTGTCAACACATTTGGTTACATTGCTAAAGCTATTGG TCCCCATGATGTGCTGGCTACACTACTCAACAATCTCAAGGTACAGGAGCGTCAGAACCGTGTGTGTACGACGGTGGCTATTGCTATTGTGGCAGAGACATGCTCACCGTTTACTGTTCTCCCCGCCCTAATGAACGAGTACCGAGTGCCGGAACTCAACGTACAGAACGGTGTACTCAAGTCTCTGTCCTTCATGTTTGAATATATAGGAGAGATGGGCAAGGACTACATATACTCTATCGCCCCCTTACTAGAGGATGCCATGATGGATCG AGACTTGGTACACAGACAGACATCAATGGCGGCCATACAGCACATGGCTCTCGGCGTGTTCGGCTTTGGCTGTGAAGACGCCCTCACACATCTCCTCAACTATGCCTGGCCAAACATCTTTGAGACGTCCCCTCATGTTGTCCAAGCTTTCATGGGAACAATTGAGGGGATGAGAGTGGGCCTAGGGCCCTCCAAAGTTTTACAatacacaatgcaa GGACTGTTTCATCCAGCGAGAAAAGTGCGTGATGTGTATTGGAAAGTGTACAACACAGTATATATTGGTGCTCAGGACGGTATGATCCCAGCATATCCACGAGTACCTAATGACGCCAAGAACCACTACATCCGATATGAACTCGACTACATACTCTGA
- the LOC138314419 gene encoding corepressor interacting with RBPJ 1-like, with protein MGKGFNNYMTKKFFHPASKENIKRVWMAEQKTQFDKKKQEDLLAQYQKEQDMYRNRALLGDEKAKLGLSFMYDAPPGMKKKEEEGGEAEVKFDWQRKYNAPREQYAKDDEMIRDQPFGVEVRNVRCIKCRKWGHVNTDKICPLFGKDLTAEPEQPENSASSLLESMQEDGFALKQSILGRKSDPRATNEQIIDSEDEEDPEVQFLKSLTPKQKKKLLKRLNKLQSKGKHKSSKNSKKKKKHKKMSASSDSDDGSKKRKHRKEVQPESSSSDSSDSEPVRKRPRERSRERVHQKRMDTDSDDSPHRMKKHRNDRSHQRETRHRGRGSSSESDEVPRGRKGRPGESKNHRKHRDSSSGEEDRPRIKIEPPSRRNQHDSSDEGESRSRKLNYNKKHVYDMGRERDSKHNQGQIRDRDDRGRKASYSPRRRRSRSQEKGCRSRSNDRRRSRSNDRQRRSRSNDRRHRSRSNERRHRSRSNDRRHRSRSGDRGQRSRDGKKGQSRHRRDERRQQSSDSD; from the exons ATGGGGAAGGGATTCAATAATTATATGACCAAAAAGTTCTTCCATCCTGCCAGCAAGGAAAATATAAAGCGG GTATGGATGGCAGAGCAGAAAACTCAATTTGATAAGAAAAAACAAGAGGATTTATTAGCACAGTATCAGAAAGAACAAGATATGTACAGAAATAG GGCACTGCTTGGAGACGAAAAAGCCAAACTTGGATTGAGTTTTATGTATGATGCTCCACCGGGAATGAAGAAGAAAGAG GAAGAAGGAGGAGAGGCAGAGGTGAAGTTTGACTGGCAGAGAAAGTACAATGCACCAAGAGAACA GTATGCTAAGGATGATGAAATGATCCGTGATCAGCCGTTTGGTGTGGAGGTGAGGAACGTGCGATGTATAAAGTGTCGTAAGTGGGGCCACGTCAACACCGATAAGATCTGTCCACTGTTTGGTAAAGACCTCACCGCTGAACCAGAACAAC CTGAAAACAGTGCCTCGTCATTGTTGGAGAGTATGCAGGAGGATGGGTTTGCACTGAAGCAGAGCATCCTGGGAAGAAAGTCAGATCCTCGAGCTACAAATGAG caaataATCGACAGTGAGGATGAAGAGGATCCTGAAGTTCAGTTTTTAAAGTCACTGACAccaaaacagaagaaaaaactGTTGAA GAGACTGAACAAATTGCAGAGTAAAGGGAAACACAAGTCAAGTAAGAATtccaaaaagaaaaagaaacacaaGAAAATGTCAGCTTCATCAGATTCAG atGATGGCTCCAAAAAACGGAAACATCGGAAAGAGGTTCAGCCTGAAAGTTCAAGCAGTGACAGTTCAG ACTCAGAACCTGTAAGAAAGAGGCCAAGAGAACGCAGCAGAGAGAGAGTACACCAAAAGAGAATGGACACAGACTCTGACGACAGCCCACACAGAATGAAGAAACACAGGAACGACCGATCACATCAACGTGAAACTCGTCATAGGGGCAGAGGCAGTTCTTCTGAATCAGATGAAGTTCCTAGGGGAAGAAAGGGTAGACCTGGTGAAAGTAAAAATCACAGAAAACATCGAGACAGTAGCTCTGGTGAGGAGGACAGACCTCGTATCAAAATAGAACCACCAAGTCGAAGAAATCAACACGATTCCAGTGATGAGGGCGAGTCTAGATCTAGAAAATTAAATTACAACAAgaaacatgtatatgatatgggTAGGGAAAGAGACTCAAAACATAATCAAGGTCAGATCCGGGATAGAGATGATCGTGGCAGAAAGGCAAGTTATTCTCCTCGCAGacgtaggtcaaggtcacaggagaaaggttgtaggtcaaggtcaaatgacAGACGTAGGTCAAGGTCGAATGACAGACAacggaggtcaaggtcaaatgacAGACGgcacaggtcaaggtcaaatgaaAGACGacataggtcaaggtcaaatgataGACGACATAGATCAAGATCAGGAGACAGAGGTCAGAGGTCGAGAGATGGAAAAAAAGGTCAAAGCAGACATAGGCGTGACGAGAGACGACAACAGAGTTCTGATAGTGACTAA